The following coding sequences are from one Gemella haemolysans ATCC 10379 window:
- a CDS encoding metallophosphoesterase family protein has product MRTIVISDIHGSFYTMKKLLDEVNFNRKNDKLICLGDMCDRGKNTKLVWEFFYNLQQENPQHVVLLGNHEDMFNLAIKEAIYSNNLSVRQDHYFRNSGLTTLQSFYPEATVETRGIYFKKFADEYKILRKWIKNLPTRYESSDYYFIHAGVDFTKNFWNQTHRDMIWIREPFLSSNEKYNKKVFHGHSPVKEEPYYEEKSNRINIDGGCVYGGKLNIVVIEEGDLKVKQSSIIKEDIYEK; this is encoded by the coding sequence ATGAGAACAATAGTAATTTCAGATATTCATGGGAGCTTTTATACGATGAAGAAATTATTAGATGAAGTAAATTTTAATAGGAAGAATGATAAACTTATTTGTTTAGGTGATATGTGTGATAGGGGGAAGAATACAAAGTTGGTTTGGGAATTTTTCTATAACCTTCAACAGGAAAATCCTCAGCATGTAGTGCTATTAGGAAATCACGAAGATATGTTTAACCTAGCGATAAAAGAGGCTATATATAGTAATAATCTTTCTGTTAGACAAGATCATTATTTTAGGAATAGTGGATTAACAACATTGCAATCATTCTATCCGGAAGCTACAGTAGAAACTAGAGGTATTTATTTTAAAAAATTTGCTGATGAATATAAGATTTTGAGAAAATGGATAAAGAACCTTCCAACAAGGTATGAGAGTTCAGATTACTATTTTATTCATGCCGGAGTAGATTTTACGAAGAATTTTTGGAATCAAACACATAGAGATATGATTTGGATAAGAGAACCCTTTTTAAGTAGTAATGAAAAATATAATAAAAAGGTATTTCATGGACATAGCCCTGTAAAAGAAGAGCCGTATTACGAAGAAAAAAGTAATAGAATAAATATAGATGGGGGTTGTGTTTACGGAGGGAAATTAAATATAGTAGTAATAGAAGAAGGAGATTTAAAGGTAAAACAAAGTTCTATTATAAAAGAAGATATTTATGAGAAATAA